Proteins from a genomic interval of Lolium perenne isolate Kyuss_39 chromosome 1, Kyuss_2.0, whole genome shotgun sequence:
- the LOC127334979 gene encoding F-box protein At3g07870-like, with amino-acid sequence MDRVSTDVLVQILQRLPHSCRRRGRYVCRRWRDVVNNRITETHSSPKLLIWSNRLAVAYVADDLSPSSTGSCTELRWIAEPGAHHRLIGTCNGLLCLCVGGRVMGGTVTVANPATGEKLHLPLLPCAGQFIGYLRWKEWHDADAYSFAYHPTTGQFKVVHVPCSYEQVYDFRTVHVFTLGRTTWREVSVGTGGAMCKLAGGVVTVHGMSMIYWVTITRGASAKIVSFDLTDDRIVSTTTPVPARHDRCRLAEVHERLGYVVWPDVWVLGDGNRWSHRYNFEQGIPRRHFVYGEYVLTCKGLSFHAHRPNGTPASGQDMVQIGEHDEGTLVATMVAAPEIYYGAEIYYVDSDNYVTFPYVETLEPLSLYAKKMI; translated from the coding sequence ATGGATCGGGTCTCCACGGACGTGTTGGTGCAGATCCTGCAGCGTCTCCCGCATAGCTGCCGGCGCCGTGGTCGCTATGTCTGCCGGCGCTGGCGCGACGTGGTCAACAATCGCATCACGGAGACGCATAGCAGCCCAAAGCTCCTCATCTGGAGCAACAGACTCGCCGTGGCCTACGTGGCCGACGACCTGTCGCCGTCGTCGACGGGCAGCTGCACCGAGCTGCGGTGGATCGCCGAGCCTGGGGCCCACCATCGTCTGATCGGCACCTGCAACGGGCTGCTCTGCCTGTGCGTCGGCGGGAGGGTCATGGGCGGCACCGTCACCGTGGCCAACCCGGCCACCGGCGAGAAGCTGCACCTCCCGCTGCTGCCGTGCGCCGGCCAGTTCATCGGGTACCTCCGGTGGAAGGAGTGGCACGATGCTGACGCGTACAGCTTCGCCTATCACCCAACCACGGGACAGTTCAAGGTCGTGCACGTCCCGTGCAGCTACGAACAAGTGTACGACTTCCGCACCGTCCACGTGTTTACACTGGGGAGGACCACGTGGCGGGAGGTGTCGGTTGGGACCGGTGGTGCGATGTGCAAACTCGCCGGTGGTGTCGTCACCGTCCATGGCATGAGCATGATATATTGGGTTACGATCACAAGGGGCGCCTCGGCGAAGATCGTGTCGTTCGACCTCACGGATGACCGAATCGTCTCCACGACCACGCCGGTGCCGGCCCGGCATGACCGCTGCCGCCTGGCGGAGGTGCACGAGAGGCTAGGCTACGTGGTGTGGCCTGACGTGTGGGTCCTCGGGGATGGGAATCGATGGAGCCACCGGTACAACTTCGAGCAAGGCATCCCACGGAGGCACTTCGTGTATGGTGAGTACGTCTTGACGTGCAAAGGGTTGTCCTTCCATGCACACCGCCCCAACGGAACACCGGCATCCGGCCAGGACATGGTTCAGATCGGCGAGCACGATGAAGGGACGTTGGTCGCGACCATGGTCGCTGCGCCCGAAATATACTACGGCGCCGAAATATACTACGTCGACAGTGACAATTATGTGACGTTCCCTTACGTGGAGACACTGGAGCCGCTTAGTCTTTACGCCAAAAAAATGATTTAG